The window GGCCCTGGTCGGCAGCGTCAACTCCCACCGCGGCCACTTCGAGGCGGCCATCGACACCCTCTCGCAGCTACCCGAGTGGTTCACCGACGATCTCGTCACCGGCGTCTACGACCTCGACGCATTCGAGGCGGCATTCGACGACGACGATACGACTATAAAAACCGCGGTTCAATTCGAATCTATATGAAAAACGTCGACGACCTTATCGAGAGCGCGTCAGACCTCGCCGAGCGAGGCCTCTCGAAAGGTGAGATTGCAGACGAGCTCAACGTCTCCCGCGAGACTGCGAGCTGGCTCGTCGAACGGAGCGGTACCGCAACCCAGCCATCGAAATCCACCACCTCGTCGGACACCAGCCGTTCCGCCGACATCCACGTCGACTGGTCGGCGATCGGCCGCGACTCACAGCGGATGGGCTACGTCGCCAGTGCGATGGCCGACCTGCTCGCAAAACACGGCGAAGACGTCGATCTGACGATCGGGATCGAGAAGGCTGGTGGCCCCATCGCCGCCCTCGTCGCCCACGAACTCGAGACCGACCTCGGCACCTACACCCCGGCGAAACACCAGTGGGAGGAAGGCGACATCGACAAACTCGGCGGAACCTTTTCACGGAATTTCGCGACGATTCGCGGCCGCGAGTGTTACATCGTCGACGACACGATCACGAGCGGAACGACGATGAAAGAGACCATCGACGCCATCCGAAAAGAGGGTGGGGAGCCACTCGCGTGTGTCGTTCTCGCGGACAAGCAGGGCGTCGACGAACTCGAGGGCGTGCCCGTGTACTCCCTGTTACAGGTCATCAGCGTCGGTACCGAGGAGTAGCCGTACCCGGCTCGAGCACCCTGTTTTTGTCTCCAGCTTCTCTTCCTGGCGACATACGGTGTTCAGTTTAGCCGGGTAGCCTCAATCCGTTCCGACGCTGGCCACCGTGACTCGATGGTTCCTCGGAGCGCTCGATATCGTTCTCGGTCAATTTGATCTCGGGTGCGTCGACGTACTCGAGGCAGTCTATTGAGCCGGGCCGATAAACGGGGCGTCCACGTCGAAGATATAGATATTGTAGTGGATTAGTATTAATACTGTAGTGATAATAGGTGTTTTAGCGGGTCGAGCTCGAGCGGAACCACCTACCAACGGCCGATGGCGCAAATGCTTTCCACGTGACCCCCCAACAGGCAGCTATGACGTTCCAGCCAGACAGCAGTCTCGAGCAGGATGAGGTCAACGACATCGTCGACCAGGCGATCGAATCCAACGACGTCGTTCTCTTCATGAAGGGGAACGAACTGATGCCCCAGTGTGGCTACTCCCAGCGCGCCCTCGAGTTGATCCGTCAACACCGCACCGACCTGGAAACGGTGGATACCCTCGAGTCGCTACCGGAGTTCCGCGAGGCCCTCTCCGAACACAGCGGCTGGGAAACCGTTCCACAGACGTTCGTCGACGGCGAGTTCGTCGGTGGCTCGGACGTCCTCGCCGAACTCGACGAGCGGGGCGAACTCGAAGCGACACTGCAGTCGGCCTGAGCCGTCCGTTTTCAACCGGCGTGCTACTCGTCGCCGATACGTCTCGTTTCCACCCACCATCTATTGAATTTCGTGTGATCACATCACACAGAAAAACCTGTACTGGCACTAACTTGTTTGGATTCGAACCAGTAATGAGGGGATATAATAGCAGGTCATATATGGGGAGGTACCGTACTAGGAGCCAGACGACTATCGCCTACCCTTCCACAATGTCAACTGAGGATTCCAGACACGTGTATCGGTTGCATTCCACACTTGAACTCCCCCTCGAAGACCTCGAGGAGCACCTCGAGACCGCAACGTATCCAGAGGGGGTTACCGACGTCGAACTCACCCGCCGCAACAATACGCTGATCCTCAAAGCCGTCTCGAACGACGACACCGTCAGCAAGTACACCCCGACGGCACAGTTGAAAGCCAGCGTCACCGAAAACCGGGTCTACGAGGAAGACCCCGACGAGCGACGCAACTCCTTCCGGTGGGACGAAGAGGACGAAGAGGAGATCGAATCCGAACTGGTAGAGTTTGCGGCGTTCAAAGGCGACCGCGAGACGGTGCTCCAGAACTCCCTGCTCCAGTACGAGATGTTCCAGGTACTCTGTGATATCGCCCTCCAGACCGAGAAGGGGACGCTGACGGCGATTTCCGAGCAGGATGGCGACCTCGAGGCGACCCGGATCGTCGACGGCGAAGCCCGCCCGGCGGACGTCGAGGTCGTCGAAGGGCCACGCGAGCGCAAGGGCAAATCGAGTGGGGTCAACTGGCGGGATAACAAGTTTATCAGCGACTGATTGGGACGAGGCGGGGTTTTCTGCCTAGAGTGCGTGGAGAGAATAGCTCAGAGGCAGATTAAACGATAGCTGAGATCAACAGCAAGCGTTCACTTATTGTTGATCTCGATCTCCTGTTCGACGATATTGAGGTGTATGAGCTGGGGTGCAGGTTCGTAGCCCTCTGGAATGACGTCGATATCCGAATTATCAATTGGCTTTAAATCGACGTTGTTGGCTGGGTTCTGGAAATATATCGAGTGAGCAATAATTGCGCCTTCAATATCGACGCTACCAGCACCCGTGATTTCCACCTGGTAATCCGTCATCGGGATCAAATTTATTACTAGCAACATAGATCAGACCCCGGAATTCGCTACTCGAATCGTGGAACCGAACAGTAGAGGTGTCTGTTCCATAGAGTTGGATAGTACTAATATCACAGTCTTCCGGTGATGTCACGTCATCAGATAGGTCAAAATCACCTTTCGCATAAATCTGGAGCGAGTGTTCTCCATCTGAACAGTTTGACACTGTAATTTTATCAGTGTCAACGCTCCCGTTTACGACAACGGTTGCGTCGCCATCGGAGAGATCGAAGTTATAGGTGCCCGTCATTCCCTCTGTGAAGAATTCCCCATGAGATTCCGCAGACTGAGGCTCACTCTTATTCTTAAAATCTTCAGCCATAGCGGCTATCGTGTGGTTGAGAGGTGGGAATTCGTTCTCATCAACTTCGATGGAATCTGAATTACCTTTCCCCTCCGATGTTCTGAGGTTGTCAGAATCCGGCAGCGCCAGGCCGGAGGAAAACGCGTTTTCAGCTTCATCGTATCCGAGTCGAGCTTTTAGCGTACCGTCCTCGTTGTCTCCCTCGTAGCACGGCTCTTCAACGACCGAACTTCCTGCGTGTGTGGAAAGAGCCTGTTCCCAACCGAGGCAGTATTCGCTCTCGATTTGCACATACAGGCGGTCGTTCTGGATGTACCGTAAATCACCAGTATACACGTTGGAGCGACGAATATCGATACCTCCCGAGTCAATGGTCTTCCCCTCGTCAAGACTTACAGCCGAGAATTGAAACGTCGACGTCTCTCGGTCGTAAAATACCGGAGGCATGGAGAGGATTCGTATTTCTACACCCGTTTCGCGAAACACGGCCCCACCCTCATAGGCAACCCTCGTTCCATCGTCGCTTTCATATTCAATCGTCCCGAGCGTTCCATCTCCGAGATCAATTCGGTTCCCGTCGTTATCTTCAGACCAGATTTCATAACTCGCAGCGTCATGGCGGGCTATCGCTCCATGTTCGCCCGCATCTATACTCGTATGATGAGAAACGTCGGTCTGGAGCGTAGACGTAGAGATACTCTGGCTAAGTTGAACAAAGGATTGTTCGATACGTTCCTGCTCTGCTGCCCGTTCTACCTCGTTTATACTGTCTGTAGCAACCACAAAGAGGCCAAGGCTCCCGATTGCGACGATACCGATTAACAACACCACCCCAATTACCGCTGATTGCGCTCGAGGAGGATAGGATTCCGAGTTTTGATCCCCATCCTGGACAGTATATTACTGTGAACATGGGATTCGAAGTATAAACCTGCTAGCCAACAAGAATATATAAGCCAACCACATCGAACTGTCGCTCAAATCTCATTCCGACCTCTACTGTCCCTCGAGACTTCGCCAGGTGCATACGAAGCGGTTGATCACGGGACTGTCCTCCCTCGACGAGTGAGAGCAAACGACGAGCGATAGTCTCGAGCTGCAATCCACCCGAAAAGACGTTCGCGACTCACGCGTTTAGTGCCGCGAACGTCGGACTCTCGTCGGTGACGTTCAGCCACCCGTTCCGAGCGACCTCGAGAGATCGCACTTCATCGAATGTTCCGTCGTCATCGATCCAGGATCGCAGTCTCGAGCAGGGAAGAGCCACGCGCTGCCAGTCGCTCCGGATTTGGCGTCGTGTGTACTCGCGTATCGGGTGGCCTCGCGGGACTGTTAGACGGCTTCCCT of the Natronosalvus vescus genome contains:
- the gfcR gene encoding transcriptional regulator GfcR, encoding MKNVDDLIESASDLAERGLSKGEIADELNVSRETASWLVERSGTATQPSKSTTSSDTSRSADIHVDWSAIGRDSQRMGYVASAMADLLAKHGEDVDLTIGIEKAGGPIAALVAHELETDLGTYTPAKHQWEEGDIDKLGGTFSRNFATIRGRECYIVDDTITSGTTMKETIDAIRKEGGEPLACVVLADKQGVDELEGVPVYSLLQVISVGTEE
- a CDS encoding glutaredoxin family protein translates to MTFQPDSSLEQDEVNDIVDQAIESNDVVLFMKGNELMPQCGYSQRALELIRQHRTDLETVDTLESLPEFREALSEHSGWETVPQTFVDGEFVGGSDVLAELDERGELEATLQSA
- a CDS encoding DUF7110 family protein → MSTEDSRHVYRLHSTLELPLEDLEEHLETATYPEGVTDVELTRRNNTLILKAVSNDDTVSKYTPTAQLKASVTENRVYEEDPDERRNSFRWDEEDEEEIESELVEFAAFKGDRETVLQNSLLQYEMFQVLCDIALQTEKGTLTAISEQDGDLEATRIVDGEARPADVEVVEGPRERKGKSSGVNWRDNKFISD
- a CDS encoding DUF7289 family protein — protein: MVLLIGIVAIGSLGLFVVATDSINEVERAAEQERIEQSFVQLSQSISTSTLQTDVSHHTSIDAGEHGAIARHDAASYEIWSEDNDGNRIDLGDGTLGTIEYESDDGTRVAYEGGAVFRETGVEIRILSMPPVFYDRETSTFQFSAVSLDEGKTIDSGGIDIRRSNVYTGDLRYIQNDRLYVQIESEYCLGWEQALSTHAGSSVVEEPCYEGDNEDGTLKARLGYDEAENAFSSGLALPDSDNLRTSEGKGNSDSIEVDENEFPPLNHTIAAMAEDFKNKSEPQSAESHGEFFTEGMTGTYNFDLSDGDATVVVNGSVDTDKITVSNCSDGEHSLQIYAKGDFDLSDDVTSPEDCDISTIQLYGTDTSTVRFHDSSSEFRGLIYVASNKFDPDDGLPGGNHGCW